Sequence from the Meleagris gallopavo isolate NT-WF06-2002-E0010 breed Aviagen turkey brand Nicholas breeding stock chromosome Z, Turkey_5.1, whole genome shotgun sequence genome:
TTTCTTGCCAGTTTTTTtgcagctgtgcttttttttttggttttttttggttttttgttttgttttgttttgttttttgtttttttttcctcctaaatctTAGGGGTATGgctttctttcattcctttgcttttctttccctagTTCTAACTCATATTTCTCTGAGAGCTGGACAAAACTTAAATTTTTTCGAAAGTTAATTAAAAGGACAACTAGATAGACTATTGGAAATTGCCGTGCTCCTTTTATAAATACCAGTTTGTCTTGTAAGCACAGTCCTGAAGTAATGGTTCTCAGCTGCCAATCGTAAGTAGTTCTGCAGTACACTGTTTTTCCTGTTAGCACATACAAAATGAAAGTTTGTATGAGGACCATCTAAGCATAAATTGAAGAAGCAGGAAGATTTCTTTCTGCCTGTGTAGTCTCACAAACCTGGTTTCGATAATGAAGCCTTTTCATAACTAGGTTTTCTTTACCAGCTTAATGTCTTCAAGGTATGGAAGAGGATCTGAAACACACTGAGGATATGTCTGATGTGTTGAGAACTATTTCTAGggcttgctgtttttttgtttgtttgactcCATGTGTTGTATGTATCTAGAAAAATTATCTCAATCTGAAAATCTGAGTGGAATTTTTGAAGAGAATTCTAATAGAGGTAAACATTTTGGGTCTTCTGGATATAGCATCTCAGAGgctgtgtatatttttattacttggTGTATTACAGAAACAGCATACTGTTAAGGTATTACTTGGGTTCATTACTTTCTGTCTTGGATGAAAATAAATTGGTAGCTGTTACTTAAGaagctatatattttttcttaccaCATGTTCATatgtaagaaaatataaattttccTTGGAAATGTACTAATTTAAAGATCtcattttttacattaaaaaatattgcaaatgaGAGCGAATGGCAGTTCAGTAGTAGAACAGCCTTCAAAAACAACTTGATCTGGCTGGTGTTTGACTACATTTGTTTTTTGCTCTCTCCAAGGCATTTTAAAAGGTAATTACTAGTTTGAACTCacttttgcagtattttttcatCGTATTATTTAGAATGACTATGAAGCTTTTCACTTACTTGTTTCACTTTAAACATTTCAGGGTGCTTTACAGGTAGAAAGCAAAAATTGAAATTGAACAGTATCTTTAAACTTTTCAAGAATCAGATAACTAGCAGCatatataaacataaaaaaCTGATGTTATTGTAGCTTTCAagtttttttactttgttttattctgtcttAAGTGATACTAAGATTCATTAGAACTAAGTAAATGTAAGACTCATTTCTGTTGTCTCATCTCAGTCATAATAAAGTATTACTGAGAccattataatttaaaaaaaaaagaaaacttgagcAAGAGCTTGAAAATGCGTTCTAGTTTCAGCATAAAATTAAAACCAACTGTGAGAAAGAGCCTTGTAGCTGATAGTTTATAATAATTTATGCTCTCAGAAGTTAGGACTACAAACACTGTAGCCTTTTCTTGCTGAAAAATTCTAATCATAAAAGGGGAATTTTGTTAAATTCAACCATTGAAGTTTCTGCTAAGATCTTTTTCTGGAGGTGGAACAAGCTGATGAAATAATCATACATCTCGTTTTTGATAGAATTTTGATTACATCTTCAGCATTATACATTCTAGTTTCATATATGAGTGCCTTATTCTGTAGGACTGAGATTTCACTGCTGTCTTCTTTGTATCTCTATCATACATGCACTGCTCTGTGAGCTctcatcatctttcttttcagttactGCTGtctttaaggaaaacaaattgttttgtttgtaagctattttcattcttcagatGTTGCTTTTAAGAATGTTATTGCATGTTTGCCATATAAATGAAGTATGTAACAGGTAGTAACTAATCAAAACAGTTACTTTAGTATTAGTTGAGATTCACCAGTATTTTGATGTGTCACCCCTCTAAATAATcattttaagaattaaaatgtatattaaaaaatgctaaaataaacaTAGTACTAATTTCCTATCCCCAGTATACTGTCATAATGTTCGTATGTTTCTTCCATTTGTATTCGAATGGTCAGTTGGTGATTTTAATAACTGTATAGAATAAAACTTGCATAAAGCATTCAGTGCTTTGTCAAATAGCTTATGTGATTGCTGATCAGAACAACTGATATTCACCAGAAGGAATTTTCATGCAACTTCCATGAaaacaagaaaggcagaaaaatgtttAGTTCGCTAAGAAGTATGCCTTCTATTGCCATTACCATTACGTATAATTTTAACGGTGTTACAATAAAAAGGAATGCCAGAGGAATGTTATTGCTGACATACCTGTAAAAATACTTCGACTCCAAAATAAGCAAAGAAGGAAGCTAAATATCCTTCAGATGAAAACACAGgttataggagaaaaaaatgccttAGAAGAATTTTAGTCACCTGACAGTAATACTTCCACTCATTTCTTCATCCTGATGTAAGGGATTTATGTTTACTATTCACAAGGGAGAGAAACGAGATAGTAAAGTTCTGTGAGGTAACTGTGCTTTGAGATGTGATCAGGTGAGTTGATAGCATAGCTATTTTGCTCTTAAGCAAACTAGTTTCAGGTATACAATTACAAAACTCTCATTAAAATGTTGCTGGGAGTAATACACTACTCTTGAGTatgtttttgttggttggttgttttgttttgttttttttccagcatagCGTCATAAGCTTTATACTTTTATTTCGCTAAGATACACTAACCTGCAGACAAAGTACACAAATTCTTATCCAGAGTAGAATTTTGAATATATGCTTATTTAATATTATGTTTGTATCTGTgtacagaaagcacagaaacaatGTGGGACCAAGCAAACCTATTTCTCAGCCACGAAGAAACATTGTAGGCTGCAGAATACAGCATGGATGGAAAGAAGGGAGTGGACCTGTAACACAGTGGAAGGGCACAGTTCTTGACCAAGTTCCTGTAAATCCCTCTCTTTATCTTATAAAGTATGATGGATTTGATTGTGTATATGGACTAGAGCTGCACAAAGATGAAAGAGTTTCTGCACTTGAAGTCCTTCCAGACAGAGTTGGTAAGTGTTTGGTTTTCCtaaatacacacatatattttgACACTTATTTTTGAATGTTCTCTCTCAGTAATTCCCGGCATCCCCAAGATGACATCAGATTACTTAgatttcattaattattttttgtcacGTGGCAGGTAATCTTAAAtgttctgtttaaattttctgaTTTCACAAAGATCTGACAATATCAGAGAATCCAGTAGTCTTTTTgggatggttttttttttgtctttaaatagcATATATTACattctgtgggttttgtttAGAGTCTTACCATAACAAGATTATGAAAAGTTAACTttgatttttccattaaaatttaAACTCTAGGTGATCTTGGTTATGTTGTCTGTAGTATTTCTGGAAgtgatatttttccttctgtatatTACCTAAGTATTTCTCATAACAACAGGAAACATTTTCTAAGACTTCACTTTCCTTGAACTGCTCTCTGTTCgacttctcttccttttcttgtttgcCTGACCTACTCACTGCCCAATATCTAGCTAATATACAAATAGTTTTCATTGCTGTGGCCTATGCTGGTATTGCATTATGAGTATTTGATCTTGAGcaaggcattcaaggccaggctggatgtggctctgtgcagactggtctagtggttggtgaccctacacgtagcaggggggttgaaactagatgatcattgtggtccttttcaacccaggccattctgtgattttatgatatgAGCAATACAGTGATTTATTGTTTTAATAACACTAGtaaaattctgcatttcttcactAAGTAAACTCTCTGGAATGAACAGTATTTGCTTTGTATATGAATTGACTAACttcaaataaaatctgtttgtgAATCATGAGACAAAAACTTTTTCACAGTGGCATATAATTGTGCTTTTGAATGAACTTACGGAATGTTGTCATTGCAGCTTCATCTCGAATTAGTGATGCCCACCTGGCAGACACAATGATTGGCAAAGCTGTGGAACATATGTTTGAGACAGAAGATGGCTCAAAAGATGAATGGAGGGGGATGGTCTTGGCTCGAGCTCCTATTATGAACACATGGTTTTATATTACCTATGAGAAAGATCCTGTCTTGTACATGTACCAACTCTTAGATGATTATAAAGAGGGTGACCTTCGCATTATGCCTGATTCAAGTAAGTAGGCCcactaacatttttttctcttctggaaagCATCATCTTTTTACATAAGTATTTGCGTGTATTTATGGACATGTGTACAATCAAtaaatatacagatggtatagcatatccaggagcttggatgatgtaattattatattggagtaggaaaagaaagacactcaccctatcctgggcttgcaaaatagactccagtggaacagatctccagagagatccttccccactggcagtcagctcttaaatgggtcttggagaggtggagccaggctccaccccttcctgcagcacaggtgaattgccttcacctgtactcccgtggctgactcattgcttgcctcaggtgatcaatcagaggttcaggcagcccctcagcagccccatacaataTGGGAGTTTGTTTTCATGGACATGATCCTGTATGAATGCATTTCTGTTAATCTGAGAAGTTGTGGGGGTGGTTTGTTTATTCATCTGCTTAAAAATTGCTCGCTCACTCTAGATACACTTCTGGACATATCTGTAGACTGGGCTAGAGCTGATTGTGGATGCAATTCCAAATTTGATTATAGAGGGTTTGGATTGCATGGAACTTGTATTTGGAAACTACATAGTTGAGATCCTCTGCTTAAGAAGTAAAGCAAATTTGTGGATGAACAGTTGCCTGATCTGTTGAGGTCAAGGAGTTGTAGTAAATGGGGTTACATTAGACTGTTGGGGTTCCTAAGGCTCCTTTTTAGGGCCAGTTCTATTCAGTGTTTTTATAAGtgatctggacacagtactcaaaaGCAcactaagtttgcagatgatgttaaaataattcttataacttggaaaatttcatttttaatcagcAGAGGAGTATATGCAGTAAGTAGAGGAAAACTGCTTTCTATAATTATTCTTAACTTTGCTGAAAATATGTTCTTGCTAGTATGCAAGAGATTCTATCTGGAGTTTTATTAGAAACTCAACAAACCAGAAGCTTTCCACTACTGTTCTTAATAGGAAAGAGGTGTTGTAGCTCACAGagattgttttttatttgtatttctgaagcagtttAATTTAGCTGTGGTAGGTCTTCAAAGTGGAAAATCTTCGAGCAGTTTATTGGGGAAAAGAAGCACTTAAGCtactgaaaattcattttctttcacatgttgcaaaatgaagaaagaaaacgGTAGATATGgggagttttttttccttgtttcttgaAATGAAAGTTTTTCTGGCTTTTCCTACTAATGTGAAGAATttttggagaataaatattGTTCAAGAGTATAGGATAGAGTAGAATTTGCCATAGTGTTAAACTAGAACTTATAgggaagtttattttttcaagctTAGGTTGTTACTTGTCTTTGTGtttgtctttgtctttgtgAGAACACAAAGATGTTAGTAACTTCTTTtaagctcttttttctttgtaaggaaaaaataccGGTTTTGATACTAAAACTGTGTTAATACTGCACAAttctttctaattaaaatgtGTTAGCTTACGTTTTGTCAacaaatatttcacataaaTCTGATTTTGAGAGAATGATAACTACTTGTGATGATGCATTTATGGAGGAATTGTACATTTACAGAGAAACTTCataaaagaagcagagaaagaatgtgggttttttggtgAGGCTAACTTCCAGTTCTCCAGGACACTGCTATTATTCTTATTGTATTTATTCTATAATTTACTTGTCTTTTTGCATCCACATGTGGCATAGACATTGTCAAAAAATACAAGGGCATTTTTGGGTAGATTTTGCTAGCCAAGCAAATAATACGGTTAGACTTCAGTAATGATATCTATTCCAACGTCCCATCAAAAGCTCTAACAAAGAGGTTACTCTTAGCACACATCTTGGAAGTGTGCCTGTTCCATATATTCAAACATCGCATAATGTCTGTGTAGGGGGTAGCTGCTGATGAGATCCAGTCTTGTTCCTGCTGGTAGCTTAAATTCAGTAATCCACAAACATTTTTGATAACATGTATTTAAACCTTTTTGATTAAAGATTAAACAATCAAAAGTGCTGTTTTTGACTTTGTAAAATTGAACTGTTGTCATGTTCACTGACACATTATGTTAACTGACATTATTGGTAGGCTAAAAAAATACGCAACTGTACATTCCAGAAGTACACTGGTTATTAAATTTTTGTCCGAACAAAACAGCATACTATGTATTTAAAAGTTCTGATAGTTTCTTACTGATTTTGCAGATGAGTTTGATGTTGTTTTCCATACTGAAATTCTATCCATGCCTACCAAACTACACTGGTTTTGTGTTACAGATGATTCACCTCCTGCAGAACGGGAACCAGGTGAAGTTGTGGACAGCCTGGTAGGCAAACAAGTGGAATATGCCAAAGAAGATGGCTCAAAACGGACTGGCATGGTCATTCATCAAGTTGAAGCCAAACCATCTGTCTATTTCATCAAGTTTGATGATGATTTCCATATTTATGTCTATGATTTGGTGAAGACATCCTAGACATCATTGTGAACTCTGCCAAATTTGTGGAACTATTAAGTGTAAAATTTGTAGACACAAAGACTTGACTGCTTTCCAGTTTAATGAAAGCTTAAATGTCCCTGCGAACCCACAATCTCTGCCAGcaaaactgttttgttctgaataataggaaaaaaattatgtgaACATGACACATTTTGTGTAGGAGAACTCCTTTTCTTGGAGGAAGTCAGTATATCTCGGCAGGAGGgagttaaaagcaaaaaacagctGCAAATTCAGGCTGTGTAAAGTTGATCTAGTATTGTAGTCCTTACTCTAAATTTTTTCATAGATTTTAACTTTCTTCAGCTTTGCACTCACCTCATGCAAGTGTAGCTTGATATTTTGATATACCttcttttttaacattaaatttaatttcttggCTTCTGGCAGTCCTTGTTTTCAGGGTTGGGACAGAATTGATGTTACTGAAAGGTTTGAATGATTTGTGCTGCACTGAGGAGTGCCTAACCCAAGTAACACCAGTCTGCTGTGTTTCtacactttattttaaatatagctTCTTAAGAATTTGCAGTACATGGAAATACTTGTGCATTTTTAGTAGTCACATGGCTGTAGAATATCAAGTGTTTGACTTGCGCACCTTTCAGTGAAAAGTCTTAaaactataaaaatatatttaatctgTATAACCAGTTAACTAGAAAATGCAAGGTTAATAGCCCGTATTTACAAGTTGTAGGAACCAGTAAAATACAAGCAACAAGGCTGCCTTCACTCCTAAATGTTGTACTTCTTTATTTGCTCATTACACTCTCTTAGCAAAACACAAGTGCTTGGTGCCACAAGTTTAACAGTATATATATGCTACTTCAGAAGACTTTAGACTACGCATTGGCAATCAGTAGTCTCTCATCTAATACCAAAATCTAGCAACCTGAATGTGTGGATTAGATGCCTAACAATGGTTATATTTTACATGGTAAATACAGTCTCAAAGGGGGTGGAGGGTCAGGAATCATTTTTTATTGAAGACTTAATTGTAGAAAAGGAAAGGCATTTGTTGCCTTCTGTTCAGTCTGTTGCATTCTGTTGTTTGcctgattttgttgttgttttcttctttgatttttttttgtttgtttgtttctaaccATTTTGATTCAAAAAGGCACCTTCCCAACTGAATCTTTTTCTGGCGTTTCTACAGTAGGAGTGTCCAGACAAATCTGCAGCTTAAatctgttgttgctttttgtggTGTAGATTGTACTTACTTTGAGATATGCTGTTACTTGAATTTCATTCTGTGAACACTACAGTTCTGCATGCCAGTGGTGTGCTATCTCATTGAAGCTACAGGCAGTCTCAGTGATTCAGCCATCTGCATTAGATTGTGGAAGTACCTAGCAGCCCTCAGCAGCAAAATCCTTTCACAGTTGTAATCTTGCAGGATAGTTGCAAATGAAGATTAGGGTTGTTGGTggggtgtttttctttttgtttgtttgagtttgtttgtttgtttgtttttttgttcttgtaagTGTGGCAGCTTTTGAAAGCATAAGAATGGCAACAACGAtcagcacagcaacaaaattgtCGTGTTACACAAAGGCGGAGCTCTGCAAGTTTCAAAGAACTGCTTCATGAAAGTGCAGTTTTGTGAAGACAGCGCTGTTGATGGAACATGCACTCTGAAATCCACCCTTATGCCATTAGTGGAAGGATGCAGGAGATATGCTGTTAATCAGAGATCAGAAGTCTGTGTGATCTCAGATTTGGGTATACCGAAGACTCGGTGGTTTAAGCCCCTTTCTGtccattttttttgcttgatttcATAT
This genomic interval carries:
- the SPIN1 gene encoding spindlin-1, with protein sequence MMKKRTSHKKHRNNVGPSKPISQPRRNIVGCRIQHGWKEGSGPVTQWKGTVLDQVPVNPSLYLIKYDGFDCVYGLELHKDERVSALEVLPDRVASSRISDAHLADTMIGKAVEHMFETEDGSKDEWRGMVLARAPIMNTWFYITYEKDPVLYMYQLLDDYKEGDLRIMPDSNDSPPAEREPGEVVDSLVGKQVEYAKEDGSKRTGMVIHQVEAKPSVYFIKFDDDFHIYVYDLVKTS